The DNA region CGTGCTGTGGATGTTTCGTCGCGGTTGATTGGAACAACAGCAGGCCGGTCATCCCTAACTCGGCCACGACATAGCGACAAGTGTGACTATTCACAAATCCCAAGGCGACACTTTTGCCGAACCGTTCAACGGATCGGAGGGTCCCACCGCAATACCACCGCGCGGTGTCATATCCCTCTCGAACAATATCCGCTCGTCCGATCCACACATCGGTCAGCTGTGCTCCGAGGAGACCTGCACGGATTTGTCGAGCGACAACTTCAGCTTCGGGAAGTTCAGGCATCCTGTCACCGTCTTCTGAGCGGAAAATGTGCGGCATTAAGCCACGAGGGGGAGGGAAAGGCAAGATTCTGGGATGAAATCGAGGATGAAGTCGAGAATGACGTTACAAACCAGTCTGGTGAGACGACCTGGAGCGGCGGAGTTGACGAACCTGCTCAATGGCGACTTGTAAATTCGGCAGCGGCATGGCACCAGGGTGCCGTGTCATGACGAGTTTCAGCACTTCGTCGTAGGACCTCCCTTCCACACAACACAGGTAGGCCATAACGACGGAAACCGATCGCCCCATGCCGGCCCGGCAACACACCAGTTTTCGCTCTGTCGGTGCCCGCAATTCAAGCCATTGCACCGCTTCCATCAACTTGGCAGGATCAGCCTTAGCAAACTCTCGAAAAGGAATGTGGCAGTAATCCATCCAGGGGGCAGGGGTGACAACCAACTCTTCAGCCACCAATAACAGCGTACCGACGACCGCCGGTGGCTGCTGTGCATCGTCAATGTTTCCAACCAAGAGCTGATCCGTAATCATGTGCATGGCATGGTGAGTATAGCCTGCTCTGAAGGAGCGTCAAGCATTCTCACGAGCATTGCCACCCCAGTTGCGATTTCTTTTCCTTGCCCGCTATACTCCTCTTATGGTCACGCTCACGCAGCAAGAAGTGGAACGGCGGTTGGACACGGTCCCGTGCGCGATCTGTAAGCAGTCGAGTTTTGCCATCGATGAACGCTCTATGGGAGCTGACGGAGACTGGCGAGGCATCTGCAAGAAGTGTTTTTATACGTTTCCAGTCCATACCGACATGGAGTTTTATCTGCGGACACAACCAGATGTGCCATTCAGGCTCAAGGAGATCTCCTGCACCGCCTGCAATCACCGGGGTGTCAACCTGGACCTTCGAGCCACCCTGTCAGTACGGGACGCTTACTACTTTGTGACCTGTCGTGGATGTCAGCGACAGTTCGTCGAGAGATCTTCGTTGGAAGCCTTTGAATAAATCCGCTCCTGCTCCCGACGTTAGTGTATACTGAAACTATGAGTGACACGCCAAAACAACCAGACCTCACGTCGGAAGACAAACCCAAAGTGAGAAAAGAAATCCCCGTGTTTGCCATTCAGGACGATGATGCCATCATGGCTCAAGAAATGGCGGATCTCTTCGAAGAAGACAAGGTCTCTCACCAGCACGGCAGCTCAGAACCGGAAGCGGACTAGCCGGTTTAGCTCACAGCTTTCAGCCATCGGCTTTCAGCGCAATCGAACCTTTCATTTACACCAATTATGGGCAGTACTGGTCATCTTGCTCAACTCTAACCGCTGCCGCAAGACAACGGCTATTTACTTATACACCCGATAATCATCTCGAAGGCTCCTCTCTTGAAGAGTAGAGTCGTTGCTAACGCGACGGGCTCATCCACTTTAACCGAGGAGGTTGCGATGATGTGTTATGCGGGCATTGATCTCCATGCCACGAATAGTGTGCTGGTCGTGATTGATGAAGCGGATCGAGTGCTGTATCAGAAACGCCTCCGCAATGACCTGGCCGTGATCTTCACGGCCTTAACACCGTATCAGACCACGCTGCAGGGCGTGGTCGTTGAGTCCACCTATAATTGGTACTGGTTAGTCGACGGGCTCATGGAAGCAGGGTACCGGGTCCACCTCGCTCATGCACCAGCCCTGCCGCAGTATAGTGGGCTCAAGCATGTTGACGATCAACACGATGCGCAGTGGTTAGCCCATTTACTCCGGCTAGGTTTGCTCCCTACCGGGTACATTTACCCCAAAGCGGAACGGGCCGTGCGGGACTTGTTGCGGAAGCGCAGTCAGTTGGTTCGGCACAAGACCATGGTCGTGCTGAGCCTACAAAGCCTGCTGACACGACTGACTGGCAATCGGCTCTCCCTCCCTCGGCTTCGACAGCTCACCCCAGAGGGCATTCAGGCACTTGTGCCATTTCCCGAACATGTGCAATCGGTCAGCAGTTCGTTGG from Candidatus Nitrospira nitrosa includes:
- a CDS encoding dual specificity protein phosphatase family protein, whose product is MHMITDQLLVGNIDDAQQPPAVVGTLLLVAEELVVTPAPWMDYCHIPFREFAKADPAKLMEAVQWLELRAPTERKLVCCRAGMGRSVSVVMAYLCCVEGRSYDEVLKLVMTRHPGAMPLPNLQVAIEQVRQLRRSRSSHQTGL
- a CDS encoding IS110 family RNA-guided transposase yields the protein MMCYAGIDLHATNSVLVVIDEADRVLYQKRLRNDLAVIFTALTPYQTTLQGVVVESTYNWYWLVDGLMEAGYRVHLAHAPALPQYSGLKHVDDQHDAQWLAHLLRLGLLPTGYIYPKAERAVRDLLRKRSQLVRHKTMVVLSLQSLLTRLTGNRLSLPRLRQLTPEGIQALVPFPEHVQSVSSSLAVLQCLEHEIHTIEGTVREAGRTQPGYVLLQTVPGIGPILAGTILLEAGDLRRFATVGHFASYCRCVGSEHVSNGKRKGAGNTKNGNKYLSWAFIEAAHFAIRYEAVIRTYYQRKQARTHPLVALKAVAHKLARACYHMLRAQVPFDLSRAFG